Proteins found in one Sphaeramia orbicularis chromosome 8, fSphaOr1.1, whole genome shotgun sequence genomic segment:
- the LOC115423787 gene encoding zinc finger protein OZF-like codes for MSGRTWISLDPDVKEEEEVPDEQQDLSPSLDQDHPEPEPPHIKEEQEEPWTSHDLDQDLTESTSTPVPVKTEDNEDEAQSENQEEPGGEDCGEPGPEPEPARSFHPRGHLQTQTEDSEDTEDSEDWTDRTEPESHVDRTGDGAFGSSVGRRTSAQRKNTTHEIKDIAVKEIGDNLRPHDCSECGKTFSKRSHLETHRRIHTGEKPFSCNVCDASFANKSNLDTHSRVHTGEKPFRCLICDKRFSRNGNVQTHMATHRGEKLFPCSVCGTRFADKSNLNCHMRVHTGEKPFSCKVCDASFAQKSTLATHMRGHTGERPFGCSICDARFGDRSHLRCHMRVHTGEKPFCCSCCKKCFRHKNQLQKHMNVHKRVGEAAFSSFKQRFGLCDDRRNTV; via the coding sequence ACGttaaagaagaggaagaggttCCTGATGAGCAGCAGGACCTGAGCCCCAGTCTGGACCAGGaccacccagaaccagaaccacctcacattaaagaggaacaggaggaaccgTGGACCAGTCACGACCTGGACCAGGATCTCACAGAGTCCACGTCCACTCCTGTCCCCGTAAAGACTGAAGACAATGAAGACGAAGCTCAGTCTGAGAACCAAGAGGAACCAGGTGGAGAGGACTGtggagaaccaggaccagaaccagaaccagccagGAGCTTCCACCCAcgtggacatttacagacacaGACTGAAGACTCTGAGGACACCGAGGACAGTGAAGACTGGACGGACAGAACAGAACCGGAGTCACATGTGGACAGAACAGGAGACGGAGCATTTGGTTCTTCTGTAGGACGTAGAACATCGGCTCAGAGGAAAAACACAACCCATGAAATAAAAGACATCGCTGTGAAAGAAATAGGGGACAATCTGAGACCACATGACTGCTCTGAGTGTGGGAAGACGTTCAGTAAGAGGTCACATCTGGAGACGCACAGGAGGatccacacaggagagaaaccCTTCAGCTGTAACGTCTGTGACGCATCATTCGCTAATAAGTCGAACTTAGACACTCACAGTCGGgttcacactggagagaaaccctTCCGATGTCTGATCTGCGATAAACGCTTCAGTCGTAACGGAAACGTTCAGACGCACATGGCGACTCACAGAGGAGAGAAACTGTTCCCATGTTCAGTTTGTGGCACGAGATTTGCTGATAAATCCAACTTAAACTGTCACATGAGAGTTCACACCGGAGAGAAACCCTTTAGTTGTAAAGTATGTGACGCGTCGTTTGCCCAGAAGTCGACGTTAGCCACTCACATGAGAGGTCACACAGGAGAGAGACCGTTCGGCTGTTCGATCTGCGATGCCCGATTCGGCGATCGGTCGCATTTACGATGTCACATGAGAGTTCACACGGGAGAGAAACCGTTCTGCTGTTCATGTTGTAAGAAATGTTTCAGACATAAAAATCAACTTCAGAAACATATGAACGTTCATAAACGTGTTGGTGAAGCTGCGTTCAGTTCCTTCAAGCAGAGGTTTGGTCTGTGTGACGACAGGAGGAACACTGTGTGA